A genomic stretch from Apium graveolens cultivar Ventura unplaced genomic scaffold, ASM990537v1 ctg7020, whole genome shotgun sequence includes:
- the LOC141703718 gene encoding uncharacterized protein LOC141703718 — translation MSMMEDDISKDEYDGVGRDLWRHGEFLGVNKYTAGPWCLGVVESKEKNVVVDNRSYKIALAAIYHGIPEDILLSLAEKETVKEAWEAVRVTCQDVDRVKKARIQTLRSGFEAMIMKDTDSLDDFYLEMSGLVVNICALGEEIAESYMVKKLLRAVPSNFLQISSTMEQFGDLEKMKVEETIGSLKTNKERLRGKPENNDG, via the exons ATGAGTATGATGGAGGATGATATATCGAAAGATGAGTATGATGGAG TTGGACGTGATCTTTGGAGGCATGGAGAGTTTTTAGGAGTCAATAAGTATACAGCGG GCCCATGGTGTTTGGGTGTTGTAGAATCGAAGGAGAAAAATGTGGTGGTCGATAACAGGTCATACAAGATTGCTCTTGCTGCTATATATCATGGCATCCCCGAAGATATTCTTCTGTCATTGGCAGAGAAAGAGACTGTAAAAGAAGCTTGGGAAGCTGTAAGGGTCACGTGTCAAGATGTTGATCGCGTGAAGAAGGCGAGGATACAAACTCTAAGGAGTGGGTTCGAAGCAATGATCATGAAGGATACAGATTCCCTTGACGACTTCTATCTGGAAATGAGTGGACTCGTGGTTAACATATGTGCACTTGGTGAAGAAATCGCAGAATCATATATGGTCAAGAAGCTGCTAAGAGCGGTGCCCTCAAACTTCCTTCAAATTTCTTCTACCATGGAACAATTCGGAGACTTGGAGAAGATGAAAGTGGAAGAAACTATCGGCTCTTTGAAAACTAACAAGGAGAGACTTCGAGGTAAACCTGAGAACAACGATGGATAG
- the LOC141703720 gene encoding F-box protein CPR1-like → MRLRCVSKQFRDLIDSPYFANVHLRHSVRNRLNRNILCRSMDPDLNCKSVGLHCVEIDTLRCFEPKCPGGCYNSSTQLIGMCNDIVLFYDQCIKEITFWNPAIRTYIDVILPRVSIPQGSFYNHTYNNLGFGYDHVNDHYKVVMTVQWYRTTRSNGAQNDKEVHVYSLKSNSWRRIGNFPYSVNCGRLPATFANGALFWMCSEETVESNHGKYIAAFELATEEYRVVPALPAYDDTSCNVDNYIGSMEGFLCVQCYVYHPEYDDELAEMGDIWLLQRDGEEDIWTKLVSFNRPSTVYQPLAFSKSGNHLLLASQEIFLWYDLVKEEVREEFRIRGLSQYYELVAYIESLVHLDGGTSAEENQLIREKKVAEDDESDEGNAA, encoded by the coding sequence ATGAGGTTGCGCTGCGTTTCAAAGCAATTTCGTGACTTGATAGACAGTCCATATTTCGCCAACGTGCATCTTCGTCATTCGGTGAGAAATCGTTTGAATCGAAATATACTTTGCAGAAGTATGGATCCCGATCTAAATTGCAAAAGTGTGGGTCTACATTGTGTTGAAATTGATACACTCCGTTGTTTTGAACCAAAATGTCCAGGGGGATGTTATAATTCTTCTACTCAATTAATTGGTATGTGTAACGATATTGTTTTATTTTATGATCAATGTATTAAGGAAATCACATTTTGGAATCCAGCAATTCGCACATATATTGATGTGATTCTTCCTCGTGTTAGTATTCCTCAAGGTTCTTTTTATAATCATACATATAATAATCTGGGGTTTGGGTACGATCATGTTAATGACCATTATAAAGTTGTAATGACTGTTCAGTGGTATCGTACTACTCGATCTAATGGTGCGCAGAATGATAAGGAAGTTCATGTTTATAGTTTAAAATCAAATTCATGGAGAAGAATTGGGAATTTTCCTTATTCAGTAAATTGTGGACGATTACCTGCTACTTTTGCTAATGGTGCTTTGTTTTGGATGTGTTCTGAAGAAACAGTTGAGTCAAATCATGGAAAATATATTGCTGCCTTTGAGCTTGCAACCGAAGAATATAGAGTGGTACCAGCACTACCTGCGTATGATGATACAAGTTGCAATGTTGACAATTATATTGGGTCCATGGAAGGTTTTCTTTGTGTTCAGTGTTATGTTTATCATCCAGAATATGATGACGAGTTGGCGGAAATGGGAGACATATGGTTGCTGCAAAGGGATGGAGAAGAGGATATTTGGACCAAGTTAGTTTCGTTTAATAGACCATCTACAGTTTACCAGCCATTGGCATTTTCGAAGAGTGGCAATCATTTACTTTTGGCAAGCCAAGAAATTTTTTTGTGGTACGATCTTGTCAAGGAAGAAGTACGAGAGGAATTCAGAATTAGGGGTCTGTCTCAATACTATGAGttagttgcttatattgagagtCTTGTTCATCTTGATGGTGGTACAAGTGCAGAAGAGAATCAACTTATTCGAGAGAAAAAGGTGGCTGAAGATGACGAAAGTGATGAAGGTAATGCTGCTTAA
- the LOC141703721 gene encoding F-box protein CPR1-like translates to MDPDLNCKSVGLHCVEIDTLRCFEPKCPGGRYNSSTQLIGMCNGVILFYDQCIKEITFWNPAIRTYIDVILPRVSIPQGSFYNHTYNNLGFGYDRVNDDYKVVMTVQWYRSTRSNGAQNDKEVHVYSLKSNSWRRIGNFPYSVNCGRLPATFANGALFWMCSEETVESNHGKYIAAFELATEEYRVVPALPAYDDTSCNVDIYIGSMEGFLCVQCYVYHPECDDELAEMGDIWLLQRDGEEDTWTKLVSFNRPSTVYQPLAFSKSGNHLLLASQEKFLWYDLVKEEVREEFRIRGLPQYYESVAYIESLVHLDGGTSAEENQLIREKKVAEDDESDEGLRLLSSMAMEILEDAV, encoded by the coding sequence ATGGATCCCGATCTAAATTGCAAAAGTGTGGGTTTACATTGTGTTGAAATTGATACACTCCGTTGTTTTGAACCAAAATGTCCAGGGGGACGTTATAATTCTTCTACTCAATTAATTGGTATGTGTAACGgtgttattttattttatgatcAATGTATTAAGGAAATCACATTTTGGAATCCAGCAATTCGCACATATATTGATGTGATTCTTCCTCGTGTTAGTATTCCTCAAGGTTCTTTTTATAATCATACATATAATAATCTGGGGTTTGGGTACGATCGTGTTAATGACGATTATAAAGTTGTAATGACGGTTCAGTGGTATCGTAGTACTCGATCTAATGGTGCGCAGAATGATAAGGAAGTTCATGTTTATAGTTTAAAATCAAATTCATGGAGAAGAATTGGGAATTTTCCTTATTCAGTAAATTGTGGACGATTACCTGCTACTTTTGCTAATGGTGCTTTGTTTTGGATGTGTTCTGAAGAAACTGTTGAGTCAAATCACGGAAAATATATTGCTGCCTTTGAGCTTGCAACCGAAGAATATAGAGTGGTACCAGCACTACCTGCGTATGATGATACAAGTTGCAATGTTGACATTTATATTGGGTCCATGGAAGGTTTTCTTTGTGTTCAGTGTTATGTTTATCATCCAGAATGTGATGACGAGTTGGCGGAAATGGGAGACATATGGTTACTGCAAAGGGATGGAGAAGAGGATACTTGGACCAAGTTAGTTTCGTTTAATAGACCATCTACAGTTTACCAGCCATTGGCATTTTCGAAGAGTGGCAATCATTTACTTTTGGCAAGCCAAGAAAAGTTTTTGTGGTACGATCTTGTCAAGGAAGAAGTACGAGAGGAATTCAGAATTAGGGGTCTGCCTCAATACTATGAGtcagttgcttatattgagagtCTTGTTCATCTTGATGGTGGTACAAGTGCAGAAGAGAATCAACTTATTCGAGAGAAAAAGGTGGCTGAAGACGACGAAAGTGATGAAG
- the LOC141703716 gene encoding F-box protein CPR1-like, with amino-acid sequence MEGFLCVQCYVYHPECDDELAEMGDIWLLQRDGEEDTWTKLVSFNRPSTVYQPLAFSKSGNHLLLASQEKFLWYDLVKEEVREEFRIRGLPQYYESVAYIESLVHLDGGTSAEENQLIREKKVAEDDESDEGLRLLSSMAMEILEDAV; translated from the exons ATGGAAGGTTTTCTTTGTGTTCAGTGTTATGTTTATCATCCAGAATGTGATGACGAGTTGGCGGAAATGGGAGACATATGGTTACTGCAAAGGGATGGAGAAGAGGATACTTGGACCAAGTTAGTTTCGTTTAATAGACCATCTACAGTTTACCAGCCATTGGCATTTTCGAAGAGTGGCAATCATTTACTTTTGGCAAGCCAAGAAAAGTTTTTGTGGTACGATCTTGTCAAGGAAGAAGTACGAGAGGAATTCAGAATTAGGGGTCTGCCTCAATACTATGAGtcagttgcttatattgagagtCTTGTTCATCTTGATGGTGGTACAAGTGCAGAAGAGAATCAACTTATTCGAGAGAAAAAGGTGGCTGAAGACGACGAAAGTGATGAAG GTCTACGGCTGCTAAGTAGCATGGCTATGGAGATCCTTGAAGATGCAGTTTGA